The following are encoded in a window of Fulvia fulva chromosome 7, complete sequence genomic DNA:
- a CDS encoding Pre-mRNA-splicing factor srp2, producing the protein MADAGVSNTRLYLGNLPRNATKADVENHFNTHGTGEIMEIKLMNGFGFIEYKDAMDARDVVPDGSEFMGERLVVQFARGSNRPREGFEHQPRMAPRPRRTVHRMTITGLPFETSWQDLKDFARQSGLDVVYSEVNRERDPSGTGKGYVEYETAADLATAVEKLDNSEFKGSNVRCISDPQTEIPRPRERYRSRSPGGYRGRGGYGGGPPPGGDDYYDRRGPPRGYSPRRDDYRRRTPPPRGYYDDPRDDRYGPPRGGRPSVDDYPPPRGGGYPDDRYGPPPPRRGGYEPEPYANGHGREPYAGRPASPRREGGGYERRGGYEARPYW; encoded by the exons ATGGCGGACGCAGGAGTCAGCAATACTCGACTCTATCTTGGCAACCTGCCGAGGAATG CTACCAAGGCCGATGTCGAGAACCACTTCAACACCCATGGCACGGGTGAGATCATGGAGATCAAGCTGATGAACGGCTTCGGATTCATCGAGTACAAGGACGCCATGGATGCGCGTGATGTCGTACCAG ATGGATCCGAGTTCATGGGCGAGCGCCTTGTCGTTCAATTTGCCCGAGGTAGCAACCGTCCACGCGAGGGCTTCGAGCATCAACCACGCATGGCACCTCGACCACGCCGTACCGTTCACAGAATGACCATCACTGGTCTCCCATTCGAGACTAGCTGGCAG GATCTCAAAGACTTCGCACGTCAGTCCGGCTTGGACGTCGTCTACAGCGAGGTCAATCGCGAGCGTGACCCATCTGGCACCGGCAAAGGCTACGTTGAGTACGAAACTGCTGCTGACTTGGCCACTGCTgtcgagaagctcgacaacTCGGAGTTCAAGGGCTCAAACGTCCGCTGCATCTCTGAT CCCCAAACCGAGATCCCACGACCACGCGAACGTTACCGATCTCGCTCGCCAGGCGGCTACCGTGGTCGCGGCGGCTACGGTGGCGGCCCACCTCCAGGCGGCGACGATTACTACGACCGTCGCGGTCCACCACGCGGGTACAGCCCTCGCCGCGATGACTACCGCCGCCGCACTCCACCACCACGCGGCTACTACGACGACCCACGCGACGACCGATACGGTCCACCACGCGGTGGACGCCCATCAGTCGACGACTATCCACCACCACGCGGCGGAGGCTACCCAGACGACCGCTACGGCCCTCCACCACCACGACGTGGCGGGTACGAGCCAGAGCCATACGCGAACGGTCACGGCCGCGAGCCATATGCCGGTCGTCCAGCAAGCCCGAGGAGAGAGGGTGGAGGCTACGAACGACGTGGAGGTTACGAGGCACGACCTTACTGGTGA
- a CDS encoding Putative sterigmatocystin biosynthesis peroxidase, with amino-acid sequence MKLSVATSTAVLFASVNGQLLDIPGLLQNATMNLNDPRFTQWQAPGEGDVRSPCPGLNSLANHGFLPRSGKGLTIPRLIQGGAQGLNMGPDFMAVIGAVGLLSSPNPAGGSFDLDNLDIHNFPIEHDGSLSRLDKYFGDNADFNQQTWDATVAYFNGLIKTTTPTASKARYMNIQKSQANNPTSLYGPMQFLLSSGETALYVQTMDSPITNSARVDYVRSLFEQEKLPYELGWRPSAVPITLLSLGGYILELFAANPDAIGEGTTILKDSYANALISAAGGANALRNLTQGITDVLDIPGL; translated from the exons ATGAAGTTGAGCGTCGCTACGAGCACTGCTGTGCTGTTCGCCTCGGTCAATGGACAACTTCTTGACATTCCTGGCCTGCTCCAGAATGCCACTATGAACCTGAACGACCCGCGCTTCACGCAGTGGCAAGCACCAGGCGAAGGCGATG TCCGCTCCCCATGCCCAGGTCTAAACTCACTGGCCAACCATGGCTTCCTGCCTCGCTCTGGCAAAGGCCTCACAATCCCCCGACTCATCCAAGGTGGCGCCCAAGGCCTCAACATGGGCCCCGACTTCATGGCCGTAATCGGCGCCGTAGGCCTCCTATCCTCCCCCAACCCAGCAGGAGGCTCCTTCGATCTCGACAACCTCGACATCCACAACTTCCCCATTGAGCACGACGGCAGTCTGTCTCGCCTTGACAAGTATTTCGGTGACAACGCCGATTTCAACCAGCAGACCTGGGACGCGACCGTCGCCTACTTCAACGGGCTGATCAAGACGACTACGCCCACTGCATCGAAGGCGAGGTACATGAATATTCAGAAGTCTCAGGCGAACAACCCTACTAGCCTTTACGGGCCGATGCAGTTCCTCTTGAGCTCGGGAGAGACGGCGCTATATGTCCAGACTATGGATAGTCCGATCACGAACAGTGCGAGGGTTGACTATGTGAGGAGTCTGTTTGAGCAGGAGAAGCTGCCTTACGAGCTGGGCTGGAGGCCGAGTGCTGTGCCGATCACTCTGTTGAGTCTGGGAGGGTACATTTTGGAGCTGTTTGCAGCCAACCCGGATGCCATTGGCGAGGGAACCA CTATCCTCAAGGACTCGTATGCGAATGCATTGATTTCTGCTGCTGGTGGAGCCAATGCATTGAGAAATTTGACCCAGGGGATCACAGATGTGCTTGACATTCCTGGCCTCTGA
- a CDS encoding putative enoyl-CoA hydratase produces MASGQGQDEVHVTKPHEGITVITIDRAHRRNAVDANTARKLFAAVTAFGDDDSQKVAVLHGANGTFCAGFDLHTVSGTEQAHYDKTDVSGTLGPMGPSRLQIKKPFLTAVSGYAVAGGLELSLLGDMRIVEEDAVFGVFCRRWGVPLIDGGTVRLQAVIGLGRALDMILTGRAVDAQEALAMGLANRVVPKGKALEEALKIAQQLRDFPQICMNVDRTSCYNACYNARSFEDAMKFEIDGGLESVDAEVAAGAKRFSQGKGRHGSFAKL; encoded by the exons ATGGCGAGCGGCCAAGGCCAGGATGAAGTACACGTAACGAAGCCTCATGAGGGAATCACAGTCATCACAATAGACAGAGCACACCGACGTAATGCTGTGGATGCCAACACGGCACGCAAGCTGTTCGCCGCGGTCACTGCTTTCGGAGACGATGACTCTCAGAAG GTCGCAGTCCTCCATGGAGCCAACGGAACCTTCTGTGCTGGCTTTGACTTACATACTGTCAGCGGAACTGAGCAGGCGCATTACGACAAAACGGATGTGTCTGGGACCTTAGGCCCTATGGGACCGTCAAGACTACAGATCAAGAAGCCATTTCTCACAGCTGTGTCAGGCTACGCTGTGGCAGGGGGTCTAGAGCTGAGCTTACTTGGCGACATGCGAATCGTGGAAGAGGATGCCGTCTTTGGTGTGTTCTGCAGACGATGGGGC GTTCCGCTGATCGACGGCGGCACTGTCCGCCTGCAAGCTGTCATCGGGCTGGGAAGAGCGCTTGACATGATTCTAACAGGTCGAGCCGTTGATGCTCAGGAAGCGCTCGCCATGGGCCTTGCTAATCGGGTCGTGCCTAAAGGTAAAGCGCTCGAAGAAGCCCTGAAGATTGCTCAGCAGCTTCGAGACTTCCCTCAGATCTGCATGAACGTGGACAGAACTTCATGCTACAACGCCTGCTACAACGCTCGCTCATTCGAGGACGCCATGAAGTTCGAGATTGACGGTGGGCTGGAATCAGTCGATGCCGAGGTTGCAGCTGGTGCGAAGAGGTTCAGTCAAGGAAAAGGAAGACACGGCAGTTTCGCAAAGCTGTAA
- a CDS encoding Endoplasmic reticulum junction formation protein lunapark, with protein sequence MVSFWPFKSDDKSAASFEKELKQLSTKITKAQARHDSFRSNQRRFKALWTLYTTFLYLVVAAVLTLVTGWDKWSYAEYTAVAGSPVLIFGVRTGLDAYYNYRVSSTQRYLDDLNKQRDQAISRLKSATKYDSTQQLLEKYGGSPSGKRQPSPQPQGKRKSDIGPGSQVSPQNRTGFAPPPTANIPGRQPPPTANIPRPEGAPPILPRPSTTNEQSGPNEEFAPNAFSAPSRPPTIRQPSAQYAEGPKWYDRIMDVVLGEDETQAKNRIALICQNCRLVNGQAPPGARTAEDIGKWRCSACHTMNGIESEHKQVLRAAGLESAPTSPVPQSAARAHNDAQAADNHEEDEDEESDGQDEPTSAGADTPPAGSTRSKARQRKKA encoded by the coding sequence ATGGTGTCCTTCTGGCCTTTCAAAAGCGACGATAAGAGCGCCGCGTCCTTCGAGAAAGAGCTCAAGCAACTGTCGACCAAAATCACCAAAGCACAAGCACGACATGATTCCTTCCGCTCAAATCAACGCCGATTCAAAGCTTTGTGGACACTCTACACGACCTTCCTGTACCTTGTCGTGGCTGCCGTGCTCACGCTCGTGACCGGCTGGGACAAATGGAGCTATGCAGAGTACACTGCTGTAGCGGGAAGCCCAGTGCTGATCTTTGGCGTGCGGACTGGACTTGATGCATACTACAACTACCGCGTCTCAAGTACGCAGAGGTATCTCGACGACCTGAACAAGCAGCGAGACCAGGCCATCTCGCGGCTCAAGAGCGCGACCAAGTATGATAGCACGCAGCAGTTGCTTGAGAAATATGGAGGGTCACCATCAGGTAAACGACAGCCTTCACCACAGCCTCAGGGTAAGAGGAAGTCAGACATAGGGCCAGGTAGCCAGGTATCGCCTCAGAACAGAACTGGATTTGCTCCACCGCCCACTGCAAACATTCCAGGTAGGCAACCTCCGCCTACTGCGAACATACCACGCCCAGAAGGTGCTCCTCCCATCCTTCCACGACCGTCGACCACGAACGAGCAAAGCGGCCCGAACGAAGAGTTTGCACCCAATGCTTTCTCCGCGCCCAGCAGACCGCCGACAATACGACAGCCGTCAGCGCAATACGCGGAGGGACCGAAATGGTATGATCGAATCATGGATGTGGTACTAGGAGAAGACGAGACGCAGGCAAAGAATCGAATAGCCCTGATCTGCCAGAACTGCCGACTGGTGAATGGACAAGCACCACCGGGAGCACGAACAGCAGAAGACATTGGCAAATGGAGGTGTAGCGCTTGTCACACCATGAACGGCATCGAGAGTGAGCACAAGCAGGTGCTCCGAGCGGCTGGCCTTGAAAGTGCCCCGACGTCACCTGTACCTCAAAGTGCAGCGCGCGCGCATAACGACGCTCAAGCTGCTGATAATCATGAGGAAGAcgaagacgaagaaagtgaCGGGCAAGACGAGCCAACATCAGCAGGAGCGGACACACCCCCAGCAGGCTCAACACGCAGTAAAGCGCGACAGAGGAAGAAGGCGTGA